From a single Desulfatirhabdium butyrativorans DSM 18734 genomic region:
- the rdgC gene encoding recombination-associated protein RdgC, producing MGLVTSNMAITTYRVESEPKESIIDAVYQGLSKYTILDIDGESIDKSIGWTSLDKPLDPDFSGSSFLVGSLFVFALRIDKKVLSPKVIAKQFQKEMSRKLKESGREYLNKGEKKAVKDAVIADLNRRIPATPRTVDVIWNYEANLVYFFSNQKTANEEFETLFTKSFEMNLIQMFPYTVAMLLGDLNPMETDRLHSLTPVSFVM from the coding sequence ATGGGGCTTGTAACATCCAATATGGCCATAACGACCTACCGGGTTGAATCTGAACCCAAAGAATCCATTATCGATGCGGTATATCAGGGTTTAAGCAAATACACCATTCTGGATATCGATGGTGAAAGCATCGATAAAAGTATCGGATGGACATCGCTGGATAAGCCTCTCGATCCTGATTTTTCAGGCTCATCCTTTCTCGTCGGTTCGCTATTCGTGTTTGCCCTCCGTATCGATAAAAAAGTCCTGTCACCAAAAGTCATAGCCAAGCAATTTCAGAAGGAAATGTCTCGCAAGCTCAAAGAATCGGGCCGGGAATATCTCAACAAAGGTGAAAAGAAAGCCGTCAAGGATGCCGTCATCGCTGATTTGAATCGAAGGATTCCGGCAACACCGAGGACAGTTGATGTGATCTGGAATTATGAAGCCAACTTGGTTTATTTCTTTTCAAATCAGAAAACAGCCAACGAGGAATTCGAAACGCTGTTCACCAAATCCTTTGAAATGAATCTGATCCAGATGTTTCCCTATACGGTTGCGATGTTGCTGGGTGATTTGAACCCTATGGAAACGGATCGACTCCACAGCCTGACGCCTGTATCCTTTGTCATGTGA
- the dnaN gene encoding DNA polymerase III subunit beta, translated as MNITVDKSILVDALARIQSICGRKTNNVITTSVLIKAESDFIQIVSTDYETGFKGNYSAIVDTSGIVAINGKKLYEIIRELPAEKINIVEVENYWIKITEGKILYHLVGMNPDEFPTLEDMAESESSVQVNAAMFRKALECALTISVGEEKKPHTTGIFLQYVSDETPILRMLSTDISRLVKVDIPCSGKNLEALVKGVILSKKCMGDVYRILTDNGMIDITLGNNRIFFKQNEESISVSLMEGGFPPFINYIKKIGKESVLLEKNLFLAMMKRMTILISDEYKGVVVSLAENRMTITSTNPNLGESQEETVVLFQGEPVQLAINPRFIIDAINMIETSHILFKFGESREPCIIEGKDDSTIQNVIMPMRL; from the coding sequence ATGAACATTACCGTCGATAAATCCATTCTTGTGGATGCTCTTGCCAGAATTCAGAGCATCTGTGGCAGAAAAACCAATAATGTCATTACGACATCCGTATTGATCAAGGCGGAATCCGATTTTATACAGATCGTTTCGACAGATTACGAAACCGGCTTTAAAGGAAATTATTCGGCTATTGTCGATACATCCGGAATCGTGGCAATCAATGGGAAAAAGCTCTACGAAATCATTCGGGAACTGCCTGCGGAAAAAATCAATATTGTTGAAGTGGAAAATTATTGGATCAAAATCACCGAAGGAAAAATTCTCTATCATCTTGTCGGGATGAATCCGGATGAGTTTCCGACGTTGGAAGATATGGCGGAAAGTGAATCATCCGTGCAGGTCAATGCAGCCATGTTCAGAAAAGCATTGGAATGTGCATTGACCATATCGGTTGGAGAGGAAAAAAAGCCGCATACAACGGGAATATTCCTGCAGTATGTCTCGGATGAAACGCCCATATTGAGAATGCTCTCTACAGACATCAGCAGATTGGTCAAAGTGGATATCCCATGTTCTGGAAAGAATTTGGAAGCCCTGGTGAAGGGCGTTATTCTGTCCAAAAAATGTATGGGGGATGTATACCGGATTTTAACAGACAATGGAATGATCGATATAACGTTGGGCAATAACCGGATTTTTTTCAAACAGAATGAAGAAAGCATTTCTGTCAGCCTGATGGAAGGAGGATTTCCACCGTTCATCAATTACATCAAAAAAATTGGCAAGGAAAGCGTTCTTCTGGAAAAGAACCTTTTTCTTGCGATGATGAAACGAATGACCATTCTGATCAGTGATGAATACAAGGGTGTTGTGGTATCTCTGGCTGAAAACAGGATGACCATTACATCAACCAATCCGAATCTTGGAGAATCCCAGGAAGAAACGGTAGTATTGTTTCAGGGTGAACCGGTTCAGTTGGCGATCAATCCACGGTTCATCATCGATGCTATCAATATGATCGAAACGTCCCATATCCTTTTCAAGTTTGGTGAGAGCAGGGAACCCTGTATCATAGAGGGAAAAGACGATTCGACAATTCAGAACGTAATCATGCCGATGAGACTATGA